A single Antechinus flavipes isolate AdamAnt ecotype Samford, QLD, Australia chromosome 5, AdamAnt_v2, whole genome shotgun sequence DNA region contains:
- the NACA gene encoding nascent polypeptide-associated complex subunit alpha isoform X2, translating into MPGEATETVPATEQELPQPQAETAMPPVSFSTATAQPGPVPPLPSPSLSSFSPIPQPLCPLTTPDQPSSFSLPSAPGLTTGTSWPPVAPFSQTSPLATLPLGIGSPQASATYSLPPSSPIVTPAFLPDLIGPPISPAALALASPMISPALKGAPSSAPLSLVALAPSSPQKNLDASPSPVSPTTPASLLTPTNPRINPIPKVTSSSVTVTSRESTEPKGTYTPSDIGISLPPHLGTPLHSESNTVLQTAPTLPISDQASPMTAPSPTTKTPKAPSTTFTPFVGPPLSHAEQIVSLGCGASDQIDSDNFLKPKSPAPITIPLGTSSQGLSNSSKTLGSPVTLFPKDPLVSPAVASSPIGSPFSLLMPPVQKDPSSISIAPNLSSGPTFGAISPVVPSAYPLSPPVLSLGPKASPLESPALKGTAPVLTTTQVAMPSPPTITATIPISLEGGKYPLSSSFIPSDSADPKAKRDHAALPTALPLSPIVPKDPSVVQIAAPSLKTLKNFKDSQIVPMSPLEVSTPVQIDSLAKKVPVTLPLTHVAPKSPSTYSLKSSPDSPSQETTLAKKDLMGSPFPAAVPSLTVLSAPTSSADSSTLKVSSTPKVSLAKVDLSVPSPLASPLQVSDGPPGSFNLLLKGSSTIPTVPSPQGLLSSSAQMDSPTKKNPATPFTLSSAASKGPTSPECSHIPSAVAVSPLGASVTPQTPELLPDKSSAAVPSSLTLVSVIPQSAPVPSVLPATTISVSPGVATSPLVATATPNRSPTKKDSISPLASDLTSAVPSLKGSPISSPVTSPHKGGPMPSTNQFPTTPPTTKSLSSQTTPIVPPPTPEGAPIIPLAIMPSSPKKAPATSPPMLPATALPTSAPSCPKATTITPTISLASEGTPLLYPTALPSKEAPVPLSLPSEASKENPTAPLVIPFPSSKEITTPLVNTCPLEVTVSPQAPKESPAKKGSATSSVPPEDASTPQDASPSPKVTSDSSPVATSPLEATVPPQAPKESPTKKGSAPSPAAAKGAPTPQAASPSPKITSDSSPVATSPLEATVSPQTPKGSPAKKGSATSPVLPKGAPTPQAASPSPKVTSDSSPVATSPLEATVSPQTPKGSPAKKGSATSPVLPKGAPTPQAASPSPKVTSDSSPVATSPLEATVSPQTPKGSPAKKGSAPSPAAAKGAPTPQAASPSPKVTSDSSSGATSPLEATVSPQTPKGSPAKKDSTTSPVPPKGAPTPQAASPSPKVISDSSPVATSPLEATVSPQTPKGSPAKKGSTTSSVPPEDASTPQAASPSPKVTSDSSPVATSPLEATLSPQTPKGSPAKKGSAPSPAAAKGAPTPQAASPSSKVTSDSSSGATSPLEATVSPQTPKGSPAKKGSAPPPAATKGTPTPQAASPSPKVTSDSSSGATSPLEATVSPQAPKGSPAKKGSAPSPAAAKGAPTPQAASPSPKVTSDSSSGATSPLEATVSPQAPKGSPAKKGSATSPVPPKGAPIPQAAPPSPKVSSDSSSVATSPLEATVSPQAPKGSAKKGSATSPAAAKGAPTPQAASPSPKVISDSSSGATSPLEATVSPQAPKGSPAKKGSATSPAAAKGAPTSQVSTSLSPKGATLSPQASKKSLPKKNSAALPDLAHKGASTLSDRIPLPKDGLVAPSPKSTSSIVTPKETTNHTSEMVSSLEASVSPQASKGSPIKKGSAAPTAPKSTPKVPLAKKGDATSPLRTPISPEASPASSTKVGIAGAPLGPKDVSPQASKGLSVAEKREGPAPSSKDLIAPIPAQSSPLVAAASESNLKAQSASLSPAPIPPVSLLLVPSPAPPPLLPKQQPLLPSSPGLVPEAPCKPQAPADEDELPPLIPPESPSGGLPFQPVLVDMPTPKPTGVPAPIPPVKQPVLKNNKGSGTESDSDESVPELEEQDSTQATTQQAQLAAAAEIDEEPVSKAKQSRSEKKARKAMSKLGLRQVTGVTRVTIRKSKNILFVITKPDVYKSPASDTYIVFGEAKIEDLSQQAQLAAAEKFKVQGEAVSNIQENTQTPTVQEESEEEEVDETGVEVKDIELVMSQANVSRAKAVRALKNNSNDIVNAIMELTM; encoded by the exons cTATGCCCCCTGTGTCTTTTAGCACTGCTACGGCACAGCCTGGACctgttcctccccttccctctccttccctctcttctttctctcccattcCCCAGCCTCTTTGTCCTTTGACCACACCTGACCAaccttcctcattctctcttccctcaGCTCCTGGTTTAACCACAGGAACCTCTTGGCCTCCTGTAGCACCCTTTTCCCAGACATCCCCTTTGGCTACCCTGCCTTTAGGCATTGGTTCTCCTCAAGCTTCAGCCACTTATTCCTTGCCACCATCTTCTCCCATTGTCACACCAGCCTTTCTCCCAGATCTAATAGGACCTCCCATCTCCCCAGCTGCCCTGGCTCTGGCTTCCCCTATGATTTCTCCAGCTCTGAAAGGTGCCCCTTCTTCAGCTCCTTTGTCTCTAGTGGCCCTTGCCCCTTCTTCTCCTCAAAAGAATCTGGATGCTTCACCCAGTCCAGTGAGCCCAACTACACCTGCTTCTCTGCTTACTCCTACTAATCCCAGAATTAATCCAATCCCAAAAGTGACTTCCAGCTCTGTCACAGTTACCTCTCGGGAATCCACTGAACCAAAAGGCACTTACACCCCTTCAGATATAggcatttctttgccaccacatcTTGGAACTCCTCTACACTCTGAGTCAAACACTGTTCTCCAAACAGCCCCTACTTTACCCATTTCAGACCAGGCCTCTCCCATGACTGCCCCTTCTCCAACAACTAAGACTCCAAAAGCTCCCTCTACTACTTTCACTCCATTTGTGGGCCCTCCTCTTTCACATGCAGAGCAGATTGTTTCTCTCGGCTGTGGAGCTTCAGATCAAATAGACTCTGACAATTTCTTAAAACCTAAAAGCCCTGCCCCAATCACCATTCCTCTAGGCACCTCTTCCCAGGGACTGTCAAACTCCTCTAAAACTCTAGGATCTCCTGTCACTCTGTTTCCAAAAGATCCTCTAGTTTCTCCTGCTGTGGCCAGTTCACCTATAGGGAGCCCATTTTCCTTACTGATGCCACCTGTTCAGAAAGATCCCTCTTCCATAAGCATAGCCCCTAACCTGTCTTCTGGCCCAACATTTGGGGCCATTTCTCCAGTAGTTCCTTCTGCTTATCCCTTGTCTCCACCTGTTCTGTCTTTAGGACCCAAAGCTTCTCCCCTTGAGAGTCCAGCTCTAAAAGGAACTGCTCCAGTTTTAACAACCACACAAGTTGCTATGCCATCTCCCCCTACTATAACTGCTACTATACCCATTTCGTTGGAGGGAGGCAAATATCCATTAAGTAGCTCTTTTATTCCTTCAGATTCAGCTGATCCCAAGGCTAAGAGGGATCATGCTGCTCTCCCCACAGCCTTACCTCTGTCCCCTATAGTTCCCAAAGATCCTTCTGTTGTCCAGATTGCAGCCCCTTCTCTTAAGActctgaaaaattttaaagattccCAAATTGTCCCCATGTCTCCTCTTGAAGTCTCTACTCCAGTGCAGATAGATTCTCTAGCCAAGAAAGTACCTGTTACATTACCTTTGACCCATGTGGCTCCCAAAAGTCCCTCAACTTATTCTTTGAAATCCTCACCAGATTCTCCATCTCAGGAAACCACCCTAGCAAAAAAAGATCTCATGGGATCCCCTTTTCCTGCTGCAGTCCCCTCTCTGACAGTACTAAGTGCTCCAACTTCAAGCGCAGACAGTTCTACTCTAAAGGTCTCTAGCACTCCAAAAGTCTCTTTAGCCAAAGTTGATCTTTCTGTTCCCTCTCCTTTAGCATCTCCTCTTCAAGTCTCTGATGGTCCTCCCGGCTCTTTTAACCTACTTCTCAAAGGTTCTTCCACCATCCCAACTGTCCCTTCTCCTCAGGGGCTTCTTTCCTCTTCAGCTCAGATGGACTCTCCAACAAAGAAAAATCCTGCAACTCCATTCACTCTTTCTTCTGCAGCTTCAAAAGGTCCTACATCTCCTGAGTGTTCCCATATTCCCTCAGCTGTAGCTGTTTCTCCTTTGGGGGCCTCAGTTACTCCTCAGACTCCAGAGTTGCTCCCAGATAAGAGCTCTGCTGCAGTTCCTTCTTCCTTAACTCTAGTTTCTGTTATTCCCCAAAGTGCACCAGTTCCATCTGTTTTACCAGCTACTACAATTTCTGTTTCCCCGGGAGTAGCAACTTCTCCTTTAGTGGCCACTGCCACTCCTAATAGATCCCCAACTAAAAAAGACTCTATTTCCCCCCTTGCCTCTGACCTGACTTCAGCTGTTCCATCTCTAAAAGGGTCACCTATATCCTCACCTGTGACTTCACCCCACAAAGGGGGCCCTATGCCATCCACTAACCAGTTTCCCACTACCCCACCAACTACAAAGTCACTATCCTCCCAAACTACACCAATTGTGCCACCTCCAACTCCAGAAGGGGCTCCCATTATCCCATTAGCCATAATGCCATCATCCCCCAAAAAGGCTCCCGCTACTTCACCACCTATGCTTCCAGCCACTGCTCTACCCACTTCAGCTCCATCATGCCCCAAAGCAACCACTATTACACCAACTATATCTCTAGCCTCTGAAGGTACCCCCCTGCTCTATCCCACTGCTCTACCTTCTAAAGAGGCCCCAGTTCCACTATCTCTGCCTTCTGAGGCTTCCAAAGAGAACCCCACTGCTCCACTTGTTATTCCTTTTCCATCCTCCAAAGAAATTACTACCCCACTTGTAAATACCTGTCCATTGGAGGTTACTGTTTCTCCTCAGGCTCCTAAAGAGTCCCCAGCCAAGAAGGGTTCTGCTACTTCCTCTGTACCTCCTGAAGATGCTTCCACTCCCCAAGATGCTTCTCCATCTCCCAAAGTTACTTCTGATTCTTCACCTGTAGCCACCTCTCCATTGGAGGCCACTGTCCCTCCTCAGGCTCCTAAAGAGTCCCCAACCAAGAAGGGTTCTGCTCCTTCTCCTGCAGCAGCTAAAG GTGCCCCCACTCCCCAAGCTGCTTCTCCATCTCCCAAAATCACTTCTGATTCCTCTCCTGTAGCCACTTCTCCATTGGAGGCCACTGTTTCTCCTCAGACTCCTAAAGGGTCCCCAGCCAAGAAGGGTTCTGCTACTTCTCCTGTACTTCCTAAAGGTGCCCCCACTCCCCAAGCTGCTTCTCCATCTCCCAAAGTCACTTCTGATTCCTCTCCTGTAGCCACTTCTCCATTGGAGGCCACTGTTTCTCCTCAGACTCCTAAAGGGTCCCCAGCCAAGAAGGGTTCTGCTACTTCTCCTGTACTTCCTAAAGGTGCCCCCACTCCCCAAGCTGCTTCTCCATCTCCCAAAGTCACTTCTGATTCCTCTCCTGTAGCCACTTCTCCATTGGAGGCCACTGTCTCTCCTCAGACTCCTAAAGGGTCCCCAGCCAAGAAGGGTTCTGCTCCTTCTCCTGCAGCAGCTAAAGGTGCCCCCACTCCCCAAGCTGCTTCTCCATCTCCCAAAGTTACTTCTGATTCTTCATCTGGAGCAACTTCTCCATTGGAGGCCACTGTCTCTCCTCAGACTCCTAAAGGGTCCCCAGCCAAGAAGGATTCTACTACTTCTCCTGTACCTCCTAAAGGTGCCCCCACTCCCCAAGCTGCTTCTCCATCTCCCAAAGTTATTTCTGATTCCTCTCCTGTAGCCACTTCTCCTTTGGAGGCCACTGTCTCTCCTCAGACTCCTAAAGGGTCCCCAGCCAAGAAGGGTTCTACTACTTCCTCTGTACCTCCTGAAGATGCTTCCACTCCCCAAGCTGCTTCTCCATCTCCCAAAGTTACTTCTGATTCCTCTCCTGTAGCCACTTCTCCTTTGGAGGCCACTCTCTCTCCTCAGACTCCTAAAGGGTCCCCAGCCAAGAAGGGTTCTGCTCCTTCTCCTGCAGCAGCTAAAGGTGCCCCCACTCCCCAAGCTGCTTCTCCATCTTCCAAAGTTACTTCTGATTCTTCATCTGGAGCAACCTCTCCATTGGAAGCCACTGTCTCTCCTCAGACTCCTAAAGGGTCCCCAGCCAAGAAGGGTTCTGCTCCTCCTCCTGCAGCCACTAAAGGTACCCCCACTCCCCAAGCTGCTTCTCCATCTCCCAAAGTTACTTCTGATTCTTCATCTGGAGCAACCTCTCCATTGGAAGCCACTGTCTCTCCTCAGGCTCCTAAAGGGTCCCCAGCCAAGAAGGGTTCTGCTCCTTCTCCTGCAGCAGCTAAAGGTGCCCCCACTCCCCAAGCTGCTTCTCCATCTCCCAAAGTTACTTCTGATTCTTCATCTGGAGCAACCTCTCCATTGGAAGCCACTGTCTCTCCTCAGGCTCCTAAAGGGTCCCCAGCCAAGAAGGGTTCTGCTACTTCTCCTGTACCTCCTAAAGGTGCCCCCATTCCCCAAGCTGCTCCTCCATCTCCCAAAGTTAGTTCTGATTCCTCTTCTGTAGCCACTTCTCCATTGGAGGCCACTGTCTCTCCTCAAGCTCCTAAAGGGTCAGCCAAGAAGGGTTCTGCTACTTCCCCTGCAGCAGCTAAAGGTGCCCCCACTCCCCAAGCTGCTTCTCCATCTCCCAAAGTTATTTCTGATTCCTCATCTGGAGCAACTTCTCCATTGGAAGCCACTGTCTCTCCTCAGGCTCCTAAAGGGTCCCCAGCCAAGAAGGGTTCTGCTACTTCCCCTGCAGCAGCTAAAGGTGCCCCCACTTCCCAAGTTTCTACTTCTCTGTCCCCCAAAGGAGCAACTCTCTCTCCTCAAGCCTCTAAAAAAAGCCTACCTAAAAAGAATTCTGCTGCTCTACCTGACTTAGCTCACAAAGGGGCTTCTACTTTGTCAGATAGGATTCCACTTCCCAAAGACGGCCTTGTTGCTCCATCTCCCAAATCAACTTCTTCCATAGTAACCCCTAAAGAGACTACTAATCACACTTCTGAAATGGTTTCATCTTTGGAAGCCAGTGTTTCTCCTCAAGCTTCTAAAGGTTCCCCAATTAAGAAAGGTTCTGCTGCCCCTACAGCTCCCAAGAGTACACCAAAAGTCCCATTAGCCAAGAAGGGTGATGCAACTTCACCCCTTAGGACTCCTATATCTCCAGAAGCATCCCCTGCTTCCTCAACTAAGGTTGGTATTGCAGGAGCCCCTCTTGGCCCAAAAGATGTTTCTCCCCAGGCTTCTAAAGGTCTCTCTGTGGCTGAAAAGAGGGAAGGTCCTGCTCCCTCTTCAAAGGATCTCATAGCACCTATCCCTGCCCAGTCTTCTCCATTAGTAGCTGCTGCATCTGAATCCAACCTTAAGGCTCAATCAGCTTCTCTCTCTCCAGCTCCCATCCCACCAGTTTCCTTGCTTCTTGTTCCCTCCCCAGCCCCTCCTCCTTTGCTCCCTAAACAGCAGCCTCTTCTGCCGTCCTCACCTGGGCTGGTGCCCGAAGCACCCTGTAAGCCCCAAGCCCCAGCTGATGAGGACGAGCTGCCGCCTCTGATCCCCCCGGAATCACCCTCAGGGGGACTGCCTTTCCAGCCGGTCCTGGTGGACATGCCCACCCCCAAACCTACTGGGGTCCCTGCCCCGATCCCTCCTGTCAAGCAGCCCGTTTTGAAGAACAACAAGG GGTCTGGAACAGAATCTGACAGTGATGAATCAGTACCAGAGCTTGAGGAACAGGATTCTACACAGGCAACCACGCAACAGGCCCAG CTGGCAGCAGCCGCTGAGATCGATGAAGAACCAGTCAGTAAAGCAAAACAGAGTCGAAGTGAAAAGAAAGCACGAAAG GCTATGTCCAAACTGGGACTTCGACAAGTGACAGGAGTTACTAGAGTCACCATTCGGAAATCTAAGAATATCCTCTTCGTAATCACAAAGCCAGATGTCTACAAGAGCCCAGCTTCAGATACCTACATAGTCTTTGGGGAAGCCAAG attGAGGATCTCTCTCAGCAGGCACAGCTAGCTGCTGCTGAAAAATTCAAAGTTCAGGGTGAAGCCGTTTCAAACATACAGGAAAATACACAAACTCCAACTGTACAagaagaaagtgaagaggaagag GTTGATGAAACAGGTGTGGAAGTTAAGGATATAGAATTGGTCATGTCCCAAGCAAATGTATCCAGAGCAAAGGCTGTCCGAGCCCTAAAGAACAACAGTAATGATATTGTAAATGCTATTATG gaATTAACGATGTAA